Proteins from a genomic interval of Physeter macrocephalus isolate SW-GA chromosome 21, ASM283717v5, whole genome shotgun sequence:
- the LOC102992986 gene encoding high mobility group protein B3-like, translated as MSGKEKSKFDEMAKADKVRYDQEMKDYGPAKGGKKDPNAPKRPPSGFFLFCSEFRPKIKSTNPGISIGNVANKLGEMWNNLSDSEKQPYINKAAKLKEKYEKDVTDYKSKGKFDGTKGPAKVAQKKVEEEDEEDEDEEEEEEEEEEEEEEEADELKKTVDMSRCEYLRVGSAVIDTPLARDESVAFIRFKYPVGS; from the coding sequence ATGTCTGGGAAAGAGAAgtctaaatttgatgaaatggCAAAGGCAGATAAAGTGCGCTATGATCAGGAAATGAAGGATTATGGACCAGCTAAGGGAGGCAAGAAGGACCCAAATGCCCCCAAGAGGCCACCATCTGGATTTTTCCTGTTCTGTTCTGAATTCCGCCCCAAGATCAAATCTACAAATCCTGGTATCTCTATTGGAAATGTGGCAAACAAGCTGGGCGAGATGTGGAATAACTTAAGTGACAGCGAGAAGCAGCCATACATCAACAAGGCGGCAAAGCTGAAGGAGAAATACGAGAAGGATGTCACAGACTATAAGTCTAAAGGGAAGTTTGATGGTACCAAGGGTCCTGCTAAAGTTGCCCAGAaaaaggtggaggaggaagatgaagaagacgaggatgaagaagaggaggaggaggaggaggaggaggaggaggaggaggaggcagatgaattaaaaaaaactgtagatATGTCTCGTTGTGAATACCTTAGAGTAGGGAGCGCCGTGATTGACACACCTCTTGCCCGAGACGAGTCTGTTGCCTTCATTAGGTTTAAGTACCCAGTTGGATCATGA